In Aedes albopictus strain Foshan chromosome 3, AalbF5, whole genome shotgun sequence, the following are encoded in one genomic region:
- the LOC109432260 gene encoding probable serine/threonine-protein kinase kinX has product MSSRGSGSTSTAESTDSYPSLYRSFPSERTSIGSSSNSASSITSSSATSSQSVSKILNVPQRETTCSTVPPRLKWDREAPAPNRPYDSRNFDAPFKTLQPYLSELGGLGVPPRKPCHSPKPDPFRKRTHVDEIFHKRVTDTGAFSITEQPKTNVCLQRKSPEIEEVAVEAVKSVILADNVNSDASSSSETSESDGDLLEMSWSAFQQQPKRNELLKQCKRSFFQARKELFKLRQYEDYLEEKNRLPEEVESWEISSESTVESEESLEEDFLGKKEEIVVVEPSESVDEYKPTEIVHEEDKLQLQEHEQSYMDRIREHMWSKYEAKEQQEREDKAEREQSPEPLDEEEALKNLPKQDYLNLKKHEFRQQLADRLEEIKLSMKREPKELPQTTVQFEKYTDELMRGRRELLDEALLVDDHYKKAGLEIDVPEKDLELRKFRAEDHKSETEESEVEEDEEKLSEVEEEPIVHTCMTRLEWARWIGRCTKLEKLKLPQVKIPRLPRVVHESEQSPIRMYIKGLHKEDKEMKREKKPSQESLPAVDAKPSEPKAVKWQLKEMLYDKPKEYRISKFVPYKPPIRPFPELAKDRYKVSQAGRRRRRNRRKNHMDWIDQLVEEICNRNYG; this is encoded by the coding sequence ATGTCATCCCGCGGATCCGGCTCCACGTCCACAGCCGAGAGCACCGACTCCTACCCCAGTCTGTACAGATCATTCCCAAGCGAGCGGACATCAATCGGTTCATCATCGAACTCGGCCTCATCCATAACCTCTTCCAGTGCAACATCATCTCAATCAGTTTCCAAGATCCTCAATGTCCCACAGCGTGAAACCACCTGCTCTACGGTCCCACCTCGATTGAAATGGGACCGCGAAGCTCCAGCACCGAACCGTCCTTACGATTCCCGAAACTTTGACGCCCCGTTCAAAACACTTCAACCGTACCTGAGCGAACTCGGAGGTCTAGGTGTCCCGCCTCGCAAACCATGCCACTCACCCAAACCGGACCCATTCCGGAAGCGAACTCACGTAGACGAAATCTTCCACAAGCGTGTGACGGATACCGGTGCCTTTTCCATCACAGAACAACCGAAGACGAATGTTTGCCTCCAAAGGAAATCACCGGAAATCGAGGAAGTTGCCGTGGAAGCCGTGAAAAGCGTGATCCTTGCAGACAATGTCAACTCCGATGCAAGCAGTTCGAGCGAGACATCCGAGTCGGATGGGGATCTGTTGGAGATGAGCTGGAGCGCGTTCCAGCAGCAACCGAAGCGGAATGAACTGCTGAAGCAATGCAAGCGATCATTCTTTCAAGCCCGGAAGGAACTGTTCAAGCTACGACAGTACGAAGATTACTTGGAAGAGAAGAACAGGCTACCGGAAGAGGTGGAGTCATGGGAGATCTCGTCGGAAAGTACAGTGGAATCGGAGGAATCGCTAGAAGAGGATTTTCTAGGGAAGAAAGAAGAAATAGTGGTTGTCGAACCAAGCGAGTCAGTCGATGAATACAAACCAACGGAGATTGTGCACGAAGAGGATAAACTGCAGTTACAGGAACATGAGCAGTCTTACATGGACCGTATTCGAGAGCACATGTGGAGCAAGTACGAGGCAAAGGAGCAACAGGAGAGAGAGGATAAAGCCGAGCGGGAACAATCACCGGAACCATTGGATGAAGAGGAAGCTTTGAAAAACCTTCCGAAGCAAGATTATTTGAATTTGAAGAAGCATGAATTTCGGCAGCAGCTAGCTGATCGCTTGGAGGAGATCAAGCTTTCGATGAAGCGGGAACCGAAGGAGCTTCCCCAGACGACGGTTCAATTTGAAAAGTATACGGATGAGCTGATGCGAGGTCGAAGGGAACTGCTCGATGAAGCCTTGCTGGTGGATGACCATTACAAGAAAGCTGGCTTGGAGATCGACGTTCCAGAGAAGGATCTAGAGCTGCGAAAATTTCGAGCCGAGGACCACAAGAGTGAAACGGAAGAGTCGGAAGTGGAAGAAGATGAGGAGAAGTTatcagaagtagaagaagaaccaATCGTGCATACTTGTATGACGCGACTGGAGTGGGCACGTTGGATAGGTCGGTGCACAAAATTGGAGAAGCTGAAGTTACCGCAGGTGAAAATTCCTCGCCTACCGAGGGTGGTCCACGAATCGGAACAGAGTCCGATAAGGATGTACATTAAGGGATTGCACAAAGAAGATAAAGAGATGAAACGAGAGAAGAAACCAAGCCAAGAATCATTGCCCGCAGTCGATGCAAAGCCAAGTGAGCCGAAAGCTGTCAAGTGGCAATTGAAAGAAATGTTGTACGACAAGCCGAAAGAATACAGGATTTCGAAATTCGTACCGTATAAGCCACCGATACGGCCGTTTCCCGAGTTAGCAAAGGATAGATACAAAGTGAGCCAGGCGGGTCGTAGAAGACGACGTAATCGGCGAAAGAATCACATGGATTGGATCGATCAGTTGGTGGAAGAAATCTGCAATCGAAATTATGGGTAA